One Nocardia huaxiensis genomic window, TGCTCGATGAGCATGCCGGGATCGGTGCCCGCGGGAATGAGCGAGGTGATCAGCGTGGGATCGCCGCTGAGCACCCGGCCCAGCGCCGCGAGGAACGGTGACGCGCCGGCATTGAGCGAGCAGTACAGATCCCCGTCGGTGCACAGGGTGCGCACCCGATCGGTCAGCGCCCCGAAGTCCTGGCTCCGCGGCCCCGCGATACCGTGACCGGGCTGTGGATCCCCCAGCGACAGCGTGGTATTCGGATCACGGTGCGGGTCGGCGAGCAGCCCCACACCGAGTACCCGATCGGCGCTGATCGGCCCTTCGCCATTGCCGATCGCGGTGGCGAGATCGCCGATCCCGTCCGCCCCCTGGCTGTATCCGGCGAGTACGACCCGCGTCGATCCGCACAGCTCGCTCACCATCCGGTGCAACTGGGATTCGAGGGTGCTCAACGATTCCGCGTAACTGAGCCCCTGATCGAAAGCGCTCGCGGCGTAGGGCGCGTACAGCACCGTGATGTCACTGCCGAACTGCTGTTGCAGCCCGTCGCCGATGGGCCTGAGCATGCCGACCGGCACCGCCGGATCCGCGTCGGCATGGGTCTCCCAGGTGCCCGGCGCGAAGATCGCCGTGTACGGCGTGCACGCTTGCCCGCCACGCGTTTGCGCCCACGCCGTCCCGGCCACCGCGGTCCCGACCATGACGACCACGGCGACCGTGATCGCCGCACACGAAGTCACCAGCCTGCTCATTGGCCAATTTTCGCCACCAGAAGTCTGATTCGCAGGCTTTTCAGACAAGAACTCGTTTCAAATTTCGGTCAGCCCCTGGCACACGCCGCGATCTCGCGAGGGGTGAGGATGCGGGTATCGGCTCCGGACGCCGCCACCGCGATCATGGCCCGCCCGATCTCCCGATTGTCATTGAACGCATTCGGCGCGACCCGCCGCAGCAGCGGAATCAACGGCCCGGTGAGCGCATAGGCGATCCGGTACACCCGGGTCTTGGACACCACCCCGTCCAGCGGCTGCACGAACCCCGGCCGGAACATGTACGCCCGCGAGAACAGTCCGAGCAGGTCGTTCTCCGTCTTCCCCTTCACCCGTGCCCACATCAACCGCCCCTGCTCACTGCTGTCGGTCCCCTGCCCCGACACGTAGATGAAGGTCATATCCGGATTCACATCCGCCAGCGCGCGACCGACCCGCAATGTCAGGTCATGGGTGATCCGCCGATAGTCCTCCTCCTTCATCCCGGCCGAGGACACCCCGAGACAGAAGAAACAGGCATCGAACTCCCCCAGCTCGCCCGCGACCGCCGCAAGATCCCCCGGATCGGCCTGCACCAGCTCCCGCAGCTTGGGGTGCTCGACCCCCACCGAACTCCGCCCCACCGCGAGCACCTGCTCGACCCGCTCATCCGCCAGACACTCGTTGAGCACGCCCTGCCCGATCATCCCGGTCCCGCCGAAGAGAATCACCTTCATGGCAGCGATCTTCCCCCGGCCACACCGGAACCACCCGGATCTCCCGTCGTGTCCGGCGCTGGTCGCCGGCGCACGGGTCTAGCGCGCGGGCCAGATCTCCTTCAATCGTGCTGCGGCGTCCCCGGATTGGCGGATACCGGACTCATAGGCGGGAAGCAGAGCCGCGGAGCCGAACAGATCCGGGCCGAAAGCGGTGATGGCCTCGGCATCGGGAACAACGGAAATCTCTGTGGCCGAACCCAGTTCACGGTCGGTGCCGGCGCGGGGGAACATGTGAGCCAGCGGCTCCAAGATCACGACGACCTCGGCGGGCAGGGCCAGGTCCGCATTGATGGAGGAACGCAGGCCGCCATCGATGTAGAGCTCGCCCTCGATCGGGATGGGCGGGAAGACGCCGGGGACACAGGTGCTCGAGGCCAGCGCGTCGGCCAGGGCGGCGTTGGGCGACACCGGCTCAGACATGGCTACAGCGTATCGGGGACACACGGCGCACAGACCCGGTCCGGACTACTCCGTCAATACCGGGCCGTCCGCCCAGCGGTAGAGGTGCGCGATGGCGGGTTCGACGATGGAGCCGGGGACCTCGGGATCGAACCAGCGGTCGACGTGGGTCCAGTGGTACGGATGCAGGAGGTAGTCGCCGTTCAAACCTTCGGGTGATTCGAATTCCTGCTCCCACACGTGAGTCCAGCGGCTCTCTCCCGAAACTCGGCTCAGCGCCCAGGATTTGATCGCGGTGATGTGGGCGGGCATGGCCATGAGGTCGGCTTCGAAACGATCGACCACCGCGGCGGGAGTTCCCGCGCGGACGGTCAGCAGCAGGGTGCGTTTGATCCGCCGGGCGCTGTCGCAGGACGCGATGCGCGAGGCCACCGGCAACAGCGGAATCGCCTCCGCGCCCGCCACTTCCGCCCCGCTCGCAGCTGCGGGGAATGTCCCGGACGCGGCGGGATCGGCATCGGCCGCGAACAGCGCGGGCAGAGCCGCGGCCGGAGCGATATCGGCGGCCAGGTCCACGACGGCACCCGATCCGCCCTGGCTGCCGGGGAGATCGATGCCGCCCGAGCAGTGGTGAACCCCGGCGAGCGCCGCAGCGGCCTCGGCCGCGCGAGCGATCGTCGCCTCGGGCGCACGGGTCAGAATCAGCCAGCGGCTCACAGTGCTTCCTCCTGGACCGCCATGACCTGACGCTCGCGGGCCACGGCAATGGCGTCGGTTTCCGCCCAGAAGCGGGCGACGGCGGGATCGGCCGCTGCCGCGCCGCGCATGCCGTAGAACTCGTAGATGCCGGGCAGTTCCCAGCTGATGTGCAACTCCACCGAGTCCGGGTCGTGGTGGGCCCGCCAGACGTGCGGGGCGCGCAGTCCACGCTGGACCGCGCCGGGCAGGTAATCCCTGCGCCAGGCCCGGAGCCAGGACTCCACCCGTTCGGCGGGCAGGATCACCCGGTCCAGGACGTGCACCGGAGCGGCGGATACGGCTGCGGCGCTCACAGTTTCGCCGCCACGTCGTTGCGGTACCGGTCGACGTAGCGGGCGAGGGAGTCCACGCCGTCGAGCAGGGATTCCGGGCCGAACATGGGCGGGGTCAGCACGATTCGGCTCGCACCGGCCCGGGTGTATCCGCGCACGAAATCGGGATCGAATTCGCGGGTGAAGTCGCAGGAGCCGGGCCAGATGGTCATCTCGACCGCGTCCTCGGGACGCCCTGCGACCGTGGCGAATTCGCGGACCCGATCGGCGCCACGGGCGAAATCCTCCGGGGTGATGGTGTACGGGAACCAGCCGTCGCCGACCCGGCCCGCCCGCCGCGCGGCCGGGATGCTGTTGCCGCCCAGCACGATCGGGATGGAGCGGGCCGGTTGCGGCAGGCAGAACTGCCGGTCGAAGGACACGTGCTTGCCGCTGTAGCTCGCCGGGGATTCGGTCCACAGCGCCCGCATGGCCCCGATGCAGTCGTCGAGCCGTCCGCCGCGATCGGCGAAGGGGACGCCGATCGCGGCGTATTCCTCTTTCTGCCAGCCGATTCCGAGGCCGAGCAGCAGTCGCCCGCCGGATTGGACGTCGAGGGTCGCGGCCCGCTTGGCCAGCACCACGGGACTGTGCAGCGGCGCGACCACCATGGCGGTGCCGAGTTTCAGCGTGCTGGACGCGCCCGCCAGGAAGGCGAGAGTCTCCAGCGGATCGGTCATGGGGACATTCAGATCGCCGCCGGGCATGCGGCCGTCCGGGGAGTACGGGTACAGCGGCTCGTAATCCTGCGCCACCACCACGTGTTCGACGGCCCAGATCGATTCCAGGCCACACTCTTCCGCGGCGGCGGCGAACTCGCGCAGGAACGAACCGGACGTCACCAGGCCATCGAGATAGGGCATCAACATGCCGAGACGCATGGCGCCACCTCCAAACACTATTTCGAATAGAAACACTCGGTTCGAGGGTGGCGTGTAATCGCCATCACATCCCGGCGTGGTCCCGATCAGTGAGACGACGAAAAACACGAGGTCACAAGGGTTTTGGTCGGCAACGACCGGTAGCCCCGCACCGGAGGGCGCGGGGCTGCGGTCAGTGCTCGGCCGCCGGATCGCGGCGGCGGCCCGAGCTCAGCTGTGCGGGCTCAGATTTCCTTGCGCATCTGCGCGGTGAGCGGCTTCATGTAGCCGGAGCCGAGCAGGCGGCGCATGACGTTCATGGCCTTG contains:
- a CDS encoding cutinase family protein, with product MSRLVTSCAAITVAVVVMVGTAVAGTAWAQTRGGQACTPYTAIFAPGTWETHADADPAVPVGMLRPIGDGLQQQFGSDITVLYAPYAASAFDQGLSYAESLSTLESQLHRMVSELCGSTRVVLAGYSQGADGIGDLATAIGNGEGPISADRVLGVGLLADPHRDPNTTLSLGDPQPGHGIAGPRSQDFGALTDRVRTLCTDGDLYCSLNAGASPFLAALGRVLSGDPTLITSLIPAGTDPGMLIEQVVTVGAGWAATAANLPAVLGDLAGLPGLIEAGDLQGAHQIAGDLNVALAPMVQAAAGVDLSLIGSVLRAAAAVDPSGWTAVVGVIADVLSGIDILRIADDLGRIQETLWRAAESLARNDTGAAAAEVATLVSHGLDLAGAVIDPIAVAVRGDLLVAAQTLLSISDPDCMADLVQLSRQGVAMATFYASMAHIEYGDDAQILLNFLGSQVVS
- a CDS encoding NAD-dependent epimerase/dehydratase family protein, with the protein product MKVILFGGTGMIGQGVLNECLADERVEQVLAVGRSSVGVEHPKLRELVQADPGDLAAVAGELGEFDACFFCLGVSSAGMKEEDYRRITHDLTLRVGRALADVNPDMTFIYVSGQGTDSSEQGRLMWARVKGKTENDLLGLFSRAYMFRPGFVQPLDGVVSKTRVYRIAYALTGPLIPLLRRVAPNAFNDNREIGRAMIAVAASGADTRILTPREIAACARG
- a CDS encoding patatin-like phospholipase family protein; its protein translation is MSEPVSPNAALADALASSTCVPGVFPPIPIEGELYIDGGLRSSINADLALPAEVVVILEPLAHMFPRAGTDRELGSATEISVVPDAEAITAFGPDLFGSAALLPAYESGIRQSGDAAARLKEIWPAR
- a CDS encoding Dabb family protein, translated to MSRWLILTRAPEATIARAAEAAAALAGVHHCSGGIDLPGSQGGSGAVVDLAADIAPAAALPALFAADADPAASGTFPAAASGAEVAGAEAIPLLPVASRIASCDSARRIKRTLLLTVRAGTPAAVVDRFEADLMAMPAHITAIKSWALSRVSGESRWTHVWEQEFESPEGLNGDYLLHPYHWTHVDRWFDPEVPGSIVEPAIAHLYRWADGPVLTE
- a CDS encoding LLM class F420-dependent oxidoreductase, whose translation is MRLGMLMPYLDGLVTSGSFLREFAAAAEECGLESIWAVEHVVVAQDYEPLYPYSPDGRMPGGDLNVPMTDPLETLAFLAGASSTLKLGTAMVVAPLHSPVVLAKRAATLDVQSGGRLLLGLGIGWQKEEYAAIGVPFADRGGRLDDCIGAMRALWTESPASYSGKHVSFDRQFCLPQPARSIPIVLGGNSIPAARRAGRVGDGWFPYTITPEDFARGADRVREFATVAGRPEDAVEMTIWPGSCDFTREFDPDFVRGYTRAGASRIVLTPPMFGPESLLDGVDSLARYVDRYRNDVAAKL